A single window of Rhodococcus jostii RHA1 DNA harbors:
- a CDS encoding maleylpyruvate isomerase family mycothiol-dependent enzyme codes for MNALQKEPILDALFEEWDVLDDVLSTLSGDAWFTPTALPGWTVHDVTAHLIGTESLLAGISAPHTSIDVRCLAHVRNEIGAFNEEWVEGLRGCSGPEMLERFRVIVARRRSELSEMTDEAFEAETTTPVGQAPYLRFMRIRVFDCWMHELDLRDALALPGDEGGLRGETAFEEIAGAVAFLVGKRGKAPDGSRITLELTGPLARNIHVAVDGRAAVVDALPSEATATVTLDSRLFTRLAGGRTTAADHRDEIALSGDTAVGKRIVDNLAFTI; via the coding sequence GTGAATGCCCTGCAGAAGGAACCGATCCTCGACGCATTGTTCGAGGAATGGGACGTACTCGACGACGTGCTGTCCACGTTGTCCGGCGACGCGTGGTTCACGCCCACCGCGCTCCCGGGCTGGACCGTCCACGACGTGACCGCGCATCTCATCGGCACGGAGTCGCTCCTTGCCGGAATCTCCGCACCGCACACCAGTATCGACGTCCGCTGCCTCGCGCACGTGCGCAACGAGATCGGTGCGTTCAACGAAGAGTGGGTCGAGGGCCTGCGGGGGTGCTCCGGCCCCGAAATGCTCGAGCGCTTCCGGGTGATCGTGGCCCGCAGGCGGTCGGAGCTGAGCGAGATGACCGACGAGGCGTTCGAGGCCGAGACCACCACACCGGTCGGTCAGGCGCCCTACCTCCGGTTCATGCGCATCCGCGTGTTCGACTGCTGGATGCACGAGCTCGACCTGCGCGACGCCCTCGCGCTGCCCGGCGACGAGGGCGGCCTGCGCGGGGAGACGGCGTTCGAGGAGATCGCGGGCGCTGTCGCGTTCCTCGTCGGCAAGCGCGGCAAGGCCCCGGACGGGTCGAGGATCACCCTGGAGCTGACGGGACCGCTTGCGCGGAACATTCACGTCGCCGTCGACGGCAGAGCCGCGGTGGTCGACGCACTGCCGTCCGAGGCCACCGCGACCGTGACTCTCGACTCCCGGCTGTTCACCCGGTTGGCGGGCGGCCGGACGACGGCGGCCGATCACCGCGACGAGATCGCGTTGAGCGGCGACACCGCCGTGGGCAAGAGGATCGTCGACAACCTCGCGTTCACGATCTGA
- a CDS encoding Type 1 glutamine amidotransferase-like domain-containing protein, with protein MRLFLSSYRFGADPAPLLSLVGNPGRVGVIAAAADAWPRTARTSAVVSDVMPLTRLGFTPEEVDLRDYIGSDGQARSAALRERLEGFGMLWVRGGNTFVLRAQMARSGADRAIPELLLSDSLVYAGYSAGACVMTPTLHGLDSSDDPAEVVATCGMEPLWDGLGVVGFAIVPHHPPAELPGAEDAVPLEDAAAVRRTVTALRLAGIEYRTLTDDQAIVVNGDRTELV; from the coding sequence GTGCGCCTGTTCCTGTCCTCGTATCGGTTCGGCGCGGATCCCGCGCCGCTGCTCTCGCTCGTCGGCAACCCGGGGCGCGTGGGGGTGATCGCCGCGGCCGCGGACGCGTGGCCGCGGACGGCGCGGACGTCCGCGGTCGTGAGTGACGTGATGCCGCTGACGCGGCTGGGCTTCACCCCGGAAGAGGTGGATCTGCGCGACTACATCGGCAGCGACGGACAGGCGCGGTCGGCCGCGCTGAGGGAGCGGCTGGAGGGGTTCGGCATGCTGTGGGTGCGCGGTGGGAACACGTTCGTGTTGCGCGCGCAGATGGCCCGGAGCGGGGCGGACCGGGCGATCCCGGAACTACTGCTGAGCGATTCGCTGGTGTACGCCGGCTACAGCGCGGGGGCGTGTGTGATGACTCCGACGCTGCACGGTCTCGACTCCTCCGATGACCCGGCGGAGGTGGTCGCAACCTGCGGCATGGAGCCGCTCTGGGACGGCCTGGGCGTGGTGGGCTTCGCGATCGTGCCGCATCACCCGCCTGCGGAGCTTCCAGGGGCCGAAGACGCCGTGCCCTTGGAGGACGCGGCAGCCGTTCGGCGCACTGTCACCGCTTTGAGGCTCGCCGGCATCGAGTACCGCACCTTGACGGACGATCAGGCGATCGTCGTGAACGGAGATCGAACCGAACTCGTGTGA
- a CDS encoding FAD-binding oxidoreductase, producing MTVTDDALATLAAALPQGCLVTDPDILVSYRQDWARDPDAVRPLAVARPATTEDVQVVMRWATEHRVPVIPRGAGSGLSGGATAVAGCVVVSTERMRRIDVDPVTRIAVVEPGLLNAEVKAAAAEHGLWYPPDPSSFEMCSIGGNVATNAGGLCCVKYGVTTDYVLALRVVLADGTDVRLGGPRLKDVAGLSLTKLFVGSEGTLGIVTEATLRLIPAQPPSSTLVASFASVQAAADTVLAITRTLRPSMLEFMDRASIGAVEDALKMGLDRTAEAMLIARSDAPGAIAAEEISVMADACTANGASEVFTTDDPEEGEAFAAARRFAIPAVERLGSLLLEDVGVPLPKLPALVEGIAAISRERDVMVAVIAHAGDGNTHPLIVFDPEDAAMAERAHLAFGEIMDLAISLGGTITGEHGVGRLKKAWLPDQLGEDVMELTHRIKNALDPLGILNPGAIL from the coding sequence ATGACGGTCACCGACGACGCACTCGCGACGCTCGCCGCCGCGCTCCCCCAGGGGTGCCTCGTCACCGATCCGGACATCCTGGTCTCCTATCGCCAGGACTGGGCGCGCGACCCCGACGCCGTCCGCCCCCTCGCCGTCGCCCGCCCCGCGACCACCGAGGACGTCCAGGTGGTGATGCGCTGGGCGACCGAGCACCGGGTCCCCGTGATCCCGCGCGGTGCGGGATCCGGGCTCAGCGGCGGCGCCACCGCCGTAGCGGGGTGCGTCGTGGTCAGCACCGAGCGCATGCGCCGGATCGATGTGGACCCGGTGACACGGATCGCCGTCGTCGAACCGGGACTGCTCAACGCGGAGGTCAAGGCCGCCGCCGCCGAGCACGGACTCTGGTACCCACCGGATCCGTCGTCGTTCGAGATGTGTTCGATCGGCGGCAACGTCGCGACCAACGCCGGCGGGCTGTGCTGCGTCAAGTACGGCGTCACCACCGACTACGTCCTCGCGCTGCGCGTGGTCCTCGCGGACGGGACGGACGTGCGCCTGGGCGGGCCGCGTCTGAAGGACGTGGCCGGCCTGTCGCTGACCAAGCTGTTCGTCGGGAGCGAGGGAACCCTCGGCATCGTCACGGAGGCGACGCTGAGGCTGATCCCGGCCCAGCCGCCGTCGAGCACCCTCGTCGCGTCGTTCGCCTCCGTCCAGGCCGCCGCCGACACGGTGCTGGCCATCACCCGCACGCTGCGGCCGTCGATGCTCGAGTTCATGGATCGCGCCTCGATCGGCGCCGTCGAGGACGCGCTGAAGATGGGCCTGGACCGGACGGCGGAGGCGATGCTCATCGCCCGCTCGGACGCGCCCGGTGCGATTGCGGCCGAAGAGATTTCCGTGATGGCGGACGCGTGCACGGCGAACGGCGCATCCGAGGTGTTCACCACCGACGACCCCGAGGAGGGCGAAGCCTTCGCCGCGGCAAGACGATTCGCGATCCCCGCGGTCGAGAGACTCGGCAGCCTGCTCCTCGAGGACGTCGGGGTCCCACTCCCGAAACTGCCTGCGCTGGTGGAGGGAATCGCTGCCATCTCCCGCGAGCGTGACGTGATGGTGGCGGTGATCGCGCACGCGGGCGACGGAAACACGCACCCGCTCATCGTGTTCGACCCTGAGGACGCCGCGATGGCCGAGCGTGCTCACCTCGCCTTCGGCGAGATCATGGACCTCGCAATCTCTCTCGGCGGCACGATCACCGGCGAGCACGGCGTCGGCCGGCTGAAGAAGGCCTGGCTGCCCGACCAGTTGGGCGAGGACGTCATGGAATTGACGCATCGAATCAAGAACGCACTGGACCCGCTGGGGATCCTCAACCCCGGAGCGATTCTGTAG
- a CDS encoding DUF4185 domain-containing protein, translating to MTPPVATAAPCLGGTGSLGSSGSNQGINPIPWLNGSDGRLPELRGKTQAIAHITGPRSSNDTIGRFRVLGTDLGIMWDNGGGEILTAFGDTVGLSDNPLCGLVGDWRSNILLRSSDKDLTDGMRIDNSPVDTPNHSKEIIQSKKIPGVEQTVIPTTGISVGEGPGATQYINYMSVRSWGAPGEWDTNASGIAYSVDNGENWVTDPLTLRPNVPGTGAENFQMGSYVKHDGFVYGFGTPSGRSGDARLSRVKEADIRNLTLYEYWDGKAWAKANATVAAPVIPGPVSELSVQFNQYLGQFVAMYTDAGNSVVMRRSDHLESGWSEPEVLVSSRDVPELYGAYMHPWSQGSDLYFLATTWSDYNVMLLRTNLAD from the coding sequence ATGACGCCCCCCGTCGCGACGGCGGCGCCGTGCCTCGGCGGAACCGGCAGCCTCGGATCGAGCGGCTCCAACCAGGGCATCAACCCCATTCCCTGGCTCAACGGAAGCGACGGTCGCCTTCCCGAGTTGCGTGGCAAAACTCAGGCTATCGCGCACATCACCGGACCGCGCAGCTCCAACGACACGATCGGCAGGTTCCGGGTGCTCGGCACCGACCTCGGCATCATGTGGGACAACGGCGGCGGTGAGATCCTCACCGCGTTCGGTGACACCGTCGGGCTGAGCGACAACCCGCTGTGCGGTCTGGTCGGCGACTGGCGCAGCAACATCCTGTTGCGCAGCTCCGACAAGGACCTCACCGACGGGATGCGCATCGACAATTCCCCGGTCGATACCCCGAACCATTCCAAGGAGATCATCCAGAGCAAGAAGATCCCGGGTGTGGAGCAGACCGTCATCCCCACCACCGGCATCTCGGTCGGCGAGGGTCCCGGCGCGACGCAGTACATCAACTACATGTCCGTGCGGAGCTGGGGTGCCCCCGGCGAGTGGGACACCAACGCGTCCGGCATCGCGTACTCCGTGGACAACGGCGAGAACTGGGTCACCGATCCCCTGACGCTGCGGCCCAACGTGCCCGGCACGGGCGCCGAGAACTTCCAGATGGGCTCGTACGTCAAGCACGACGGGTTCGTCTACGGGTTCGGCACGCCGTCGGGTCGTTCCGGCGACGCCCGGTTGTCGCGGGTGAAGGAAGCGGACATCCGGAACCTCACGTTGTACGAGTACTGGGACGGCAAGGCGTGGGCGAAGGCCAACGCCACCGTCGCCGCACCCGTCATACCCGGACCCGTCAGCGAGTTGTCGGTGCAGTTCAACCAGTACCTCGGTCAGTTCGTGGCGATGTACACCGATGCCGGCAATTCGGTGGTCATGCGCCGGTCCGACCACCTCGAATCCGGCTGGAGCGAACCCGAGGTGCTGGTGAGCAGCCGGGACGTGCCCGAGCTGTACGGCGCTTACATGCACCCGTGGTCGCAGGGATCCGATCTGTATTTCCTGGCCACCACCTGGTCGGACTACAACGTCATGCTGCTGCGCACCAACCTCGCGGACTGA
- a CDS encoding GNAT family N-acetyltransferase, whose product MAATVEHDVSESRFEIYLDGQLAGYADYFERNGARDFHHTVTYPQFRGQGLAAEVVKAALDDTKASGLTVIPSCSYVEKYIAENPSYAELV is encoded by the coding sequence GTGGCGGCCACGGTGGAGCACGACGTGTCGGAATCCCGGTTCGAGATCTACCTCGACGGCCAGCTGGCCGGATACGCCGACTATTTCGAGCGGAACGGTGCCCGCGACTTCCACCACACCGTCACGTACCCCCAGTTCCGCGGTCAGGGTCTGGCCGCGGAAGTGGTGAAGGCCGCCCTCGACGACACGAAGGCCAGCGGGCTCACCGTGATTCCGTCGTGCTCGTACGTCGAGAAGTACATCGCCGAGAATCCGAGCTATGCGGAGCTCGTCTGA
- a CDS encoding DUF3558 domain-containing protein, whose translation MRSSSDPVRLTVRASCLVAAAVVLAGCGAGDGSETDPAVSTQTTAVAAQPGAFVGECGSLTDAEVYERAGITALTPVSRNGIKCRWEADGGERYVMFTWYRGSPIDRERSVAKGIGHEVHDLEIAGHRGFSSQNVGFCEVALGTGSDFVHWLVRYGTATAPSDPCAAPTALGRLTLEKVK comes from the coding sequence ATGCGGAGCTCGTCTGATCCGGTCCGCCTGACCGTCCGCGCGTCGTGTCTGGTCGCCGCGGCGGTCGTGCTGGCCGGCTGCGGTGCCGGCGACGGTTCCGAGACCGATCCGGCGGTGTCCACCCAGACCACGGCGGTGGCCGCGCAGCCCGGCGCGTTCGTGGGTGAATGCGGATCGCTGACCGACGCGGAGGTGTACGAGCGCGCCGGGATCACCGCGCTCACCCCGGTGTCGCGCAACGGCATCAAGTGCCGGTGGGAAGCGGACGGCGGCGAACGGTACGTGATGTTCACCTGGTACCGCGGCAGCCCCATCGACCGGGAGCGGTCGGTGGCCAAGGGCATCGGTCACGAGGTCCACGACCTCGAGATCGCCGGGCACCGCGGGTTCTCCTCGCAGAACGTCGGATTCTGCGAGGTCGCGCTCGGCACGGGTTCCGACTTCGTGCACTGGCTGGTCCGCTACGGCACGGCCACCGCACCCTCCGATCCGTGCGCGGCCCCCACCGCGCTCGGCCGGCTGACGTTGGAGAAGGTCAAGTGA
- a CDS encoding DUF3558 domain-containing protein: MSAGRRVAAALASASAMILAGCGTSVTGSPLPEGAATTDDGGSPQFDKLLRECDAVPNDKIAETLHGAGIDQYFFGAVCMWTVSSAAGSIDVTFGWFENNSLQRERSVADGLGYQVETTSIAGTSAFSARRPGDSATCGITAAYSGVITWWVQQRSGTGDPCDGARTLAELTLQRNQ, from the coding sequence GTGAGCGCCGGCCGCCGGGTCGCCGCGGCGCTGGCGTCGGCGTCGGCGATGATCCTGGCCGGCTGCGGCACCTCCGTCACCGGTAGTCCCCTGCCCGAGGGCGCCGCAACCACCGACGACGGCGGCTCGCCGCAGTTCGACAAACTCCTCCGCGAGTGCGACGCCGTCCCCAACGACAAGATCGCGGAGACCCTCCACGGCGCCGGCATCGACCAGTACTTCTTCGGCGCGGTGTGCATGTGGACGGTGTCGTCCGCCGCCGGTTCGATCGACGTCACGTTCGGCTGGTTCGAGAACAACTCGCTGCAACGCGAGCGGAGTGTGGCGGATGGGCTGGGCTACCAGGTGGAAACAACGTCGATCGCGGGCACGTCGGCGTTCAGCGCCCGGCGTCCGGGTGATTCGGCGACGTGCGGGATCACCGCCGCCTACTCGGGCGTCATCACCTGGTGGGTGCAGCAGCGGTCGGGCACCGGCGACCCGTGCGACGGAGCGCGTACCCTCGCCGAACTGACCCTGCAACGCAACCAGTAG
- a CDS encoding MFS transporter, whose amino-acid sequence MTATETAVTRRFGPLILLNLATLFSSTGNGIAIVVLPWLVLERTGRASDAAIVAGAATLPLLVSSLFAGTFVDLFGRRRTSMISDCLSALSVAAIPVIANTTGLTVTVIAVLAAIGAAFDPAGIAARESMLPAATKSAGWSLDRMNSLYEANYNVAYLVGPGIGGVLIATVGAVNTLWVTAVGFVLSVVTIAFLRLENAGRPDTSTRPTSIWHGTLEGLKFVWHNRLLRTIALVDMAVVALYMPVESVVFPVYFTELDKPAQLGSVLMALSIGGVVGALAYGPLAPYVSRRMLMVVAVTVLGAAMVAMAFLPPLWAILALALLQGLVFGPVGPIANYAMQTRSPEHMRGRVTGVMTSTAYAAGPLGYLLAGPLLDKWGIQPTFFVLAIPVLIIGLACFALPVLKELDDKVPVS is encoded by the coding sequence GTGACCGCCACCGAGACGGCTGTGACTCGCCGGTTCGGGCCCCTGATCCTCCTGAACCTCGCGACGCTGTTCTCGTCCACCGGCAACGGCATCGCGATCGTCGTGCTGCCCTGGCTCGTGCTCGAGAGGACAGGTCGCGCGTCCGACGCCGCGATCGTCGCGGGCGCGGCCACCCTTCCGCTGCTGGTGTCGAGCCTGTTCGCGGGCACGTTCGTCGACCTGTTCGGACGTCGTCGCACGTCGATGATCTCCGACTGCCTGTCCGCCCTGTCCGTGGCGGCCATCCCGGTGATCGCGAACACGACGGGCCTCACCGTCACGGTGATCGCCGTCCTCGCCGCGATCGGCGCCGCGTTCGATCCGGCCGGAATTGCGGCGCGGGAGTCGATGCTGCCGGCCGCCACGAAGTCCGCGGGCTGGTCACTCGACCGGATGAACAGCCTCTACGAGGCCAACTACAACGTGGCGTATCTCGTCGGACCGGGCATCGGCGGTGTCCTCATCGCGACGGTGGGTGCGGTGAACACGTTGTGGGTCACCGCCGTCGGCTTCGTGCTGTCCGTGGTGACCATCGCGTTCCTGCGACTGGAGAACGCCGGCAGACCCGACACCTCCACGCGCCCGACGTCCATCTGGCACGGCACGCTCGAGGGCCTGAAGTTCGTGTGGCACAACCGGCTCCTGCGCACGATCGCTCTCGTCGACATGGCGGTGGTCGCGCTGTACATGCCCGTCGAGTCGGTGGTGTTCCCGGTGTACTTCACCGAACTCGACAAGCCCGCGCAACTGGGTTCGGTGCTGATGGCACTCAGTATCGGCGGTGTGGTGGGTGCCCTCGCGTACGGACCGCTCGCGCCGTACGTGTCGCGCAGGATGCTGATGGTGGTGGCGGTGACGGTGCTGGGCGCGGCCATGGTCGCGATGGCGTTCCTGCCGCCGCTGTGGGCGATTCTGGCGCTGGCCCTCCTCCAGGGTCTCGTGTTCGGTCCGGTCGGCCCGATCGCCAACTACGCCATGCAAACTCGCAGTCCGGAGCACATGCGGGGGCGCGTCACCGGGGTCATGACGTCCACCGCGTACGCCGCGGGTCCGCTGGGTTACCTGCTGGCCGGTCCGCTCCTCGACAAGTGGGGAATTCAGCCGACGTTCTTCGTGCTCGCGATCCCGGTCCTGATCATCGGGCTGGCCTGCTTCGCGCTGCCCGTTCTGAAGGAACTGGACGACAAGGTGCCCGTCAGTTGA
- a CDS encoding carboxylesterase/lipase family protein — MEVDKSGDTLVVRARDGEVRGYPEGDVYAWKGIPFAAAPVGDLRFRAPAPPTPWDGVRDCVDFGPMAPQGHGTAVPIDAGLEMDEDCLSVNVWAPKPDGTPRPVMVWIHGGAYCLGTAAQGIYNGRILSTLGDVVLVSFNYRVGALGFLDLSSFSTAERVFETNCGLRDQVAALEWVRDNIASFGGDPDEVTVFGESSGAGSITTLMTCPSAEGLFHRAIAQSPPATSVYGSERAATVAKQFLDILEVEPAQIDTLLHLPYRTVIEASDTLVNEVPTRIPGTLAMAPVVDRDFLPRYPVAAFQKGHSHRIPLIIGSNKDESSIFKFMKSPLLPVTSDSVQEMLRAIAADHPELPAARLADILSAYPDRGKPKGALAMSRDAAFRMPALWVADAHSRHSPTWMYRFDQATPMLKAARIGAGHATELPYVFGNFDTLNIDPTFWLGGRKTALEVSGRIQRRWLAFARHGVPAALDGSKHWAPYDEENRSTLLIDGADTLVKDPDHEMRIAWGNDVMGFN, encoded by the coding sequence GTGGAGGTCGACAAGTCCGGCGACACGCTCGTCGTCCGCGCCCGGGACGGTGAGGTGCGTGGCTACCCCGAGGGCGACGTCTACGCGTGGAAGGGCATTCCGTTCGCCGCGGCCCCCGTCGGCGATCTGCGGTTCCGCGCCCCGGCCCCGCCCACACCGTGGGACGGTGTGCGCGACTGCGTCGACTTCGGCCCGATGGCGCCGCAGGGGCACGGCACCGCCGTCCCCATCGATGCCGGACTCGAGATGGACGAGGACTGCCTGTCCGTCAACGTCTGGGCCCCGAAACCCGACGGCACCCCGCGGCCGGTGATGGTGTGGATCCACGGCGGTGCCTACTGCCTGGGAACAGCAGCTCAGGGCATCTACAACGGGCGCATCCTGTCTACTCTCGGCGACGTCGTGCTGGTCTCGTTCAACTACCGGGTGGGAGCGCTCGGCTTCCTCGACCTGTCGTCGTTCTCGACGGCCGAGCGGGTGTTCGAGACCAACTGCGGGCTGCGTGACCAGGTCGCGGCCCTCGAATGGGTGCGCGACAACATCGCGTCGTTCGGCGGTGACCCGGACGAGGTGACGGTGTTCGGGGAGTCGTCCGGGGCTGGATCGATCACCACGCTGATGACGTGTCCGAGCGCGGAGGGGCTCTTCCACCGCGCGATCGCCCAGAGCCCGCCCGCCACGTCGGTCTACGGGAGCGAGCGGGCGGCCACCGTCGCGAAACAGTTCCTCGACATCCTCGAGGTGGAACCCGCGCAGATCGACACACTGCTGCACCTTCCGTACCGCACGGTGATAGAGGCCAGCGACACACTCGTCAACGAGGTGCCGACGAGGATTCCGGGCACGCTCGCCATGGCGCCCGTGGTGGACCGCGACTTCCTGCCCCGCTATCCGGTGGCCGCGTTCCAGAAGGGCCACTCCCACCGCATCCCTCTCATCATCGGTTCCAACAAGGACGAGTCGTCGATCTTCAAGTTCATGAAATCGCCTCTGCTGCCGGTCACGTCGGATTCGGTGCAGGAGATGCTGAGGGCGATCGCGGCCGATCACCCCGAACTGCCCGCCGCCCGCCTCGCCGACATCCTGTCGGCGTACCCGGACCGCGGAAAGCCGAAGGGCGCGCTCGCGATGTCGCGGGACGCCGCGTTCCGGATGCCCGCCCTGTGGGTGGCCGACGCCCACAGCAGGCACTCGCCGACCTGGATGTACCGGTTCGATCAGGCCACGCCGATGCTCAAGGCCGCGCGCATCGGAGCCGGCCACGCCACCGAACTCCCGTACGTCTTCGGCAATTTCGACACCCTCAACATCGACCCGACGTTCTGGCTCGGCGGCCGGAAGACGGCGCTCGAGGTGTCGGGCCGGATCCAGCGCCGGTGGCTCGCGTTCGCGCGACACGGTGTCCCCGCCGCGCTGGACGGGTCCAAACACTGGGCCCCCTACGACGAGGAGAACCGCTCGACGTTGCTGATCGACGGCGCGGACACCCTCGTGAAGGACCCCGACCACGAGATGCGGATCGCCTGGGGCAACGACGTCATGGGCTTCAACTGA
- a CDS encoding NUDIX hydrolase, with translation MAAWTDSGGKSLLDYPRPSVAVDVAVLTVDGPELKVLVVPDRSGRLALPGTFLHEGERLRDAAERCLRIKAGLTGTEFHQLAMLDDPGRDDRGWVLSMTHGAALPRTALPRDTMLITVDDDRVTQDLAFDHADGVTLAVADLRERYARAVDPSGLAGDTFTVLELRRVYEVVFGRPLPKDSFRRHLMPALENTGDMAVVGTGRPAEIYRRGPAPLPPSAAAFLAG, from the coding sequence GTGGCCGCATGGACCGATTCCGGGGGCAAGAGCCTCCTCGACTACCCGCGCCCGTCCGTGGCGGTCGACGTCGCCGTCCTCACCGTCGACGGCCCGGAACTGAAAGTTCTTGTGGTTCCGGATCGTTCGGGCCGGCTCGCCCTCCCCGGCACGTTTCTCCACGAGGGTGAGCGACTGCGGGACGCCGCCGAGCGGTGCCTGCGGATCAAGGCCGGCCTGACGGGCACCGAATTCCATCAGCTGGCGATGCTGGACGATCCCGGCCGCGACGATCGCGGGTGGGTGCTGTCGATGACGCACGGCGCCGCGCTGCCCCGCACGGCGCTCCCCCGCGACACGATGTTGATCACCGTCGACGACGACCGGGTGACGCAGGACCTGGCGTTCGACCACGCGGACGGCGTCACCCTCGCCGTCGCCGACCTGAGAGAGCGATACGCGCGGGCCGTCGACCCGTCCGGCCTGGCCGGCGACACGTTCACGGTGCTCGAACTCCGCCGGGTGTACGAGGTGGTGTTCGGGCGTCCCCTGCCGAAGGACTCGTTCCGCCGGCACCTGATGCCGGCCCTCGAGAACACCGGTGACATGGCCGTCGTCGGGACCGGCCGGCCCGCGGAGATCTACCGGCGCGGACCCGCACCCCTTCCGCCGAGCGCGGCCGCGTTCCTCGCCGGCTGA